The Candidatus Zixiibacteriota bacterium nucleotide sequence TGCGGCTTCCATCGTCAGCGCTCCGTACAGCGCCTGGGTCATCGCATCGATGTCGAAAGGATTAACCTGCACCGCGTCGGCCAATTCCCGCGCAGCCCCGGTATACTTGGACAACAACAGCACACCGTCTTCGTCGCGCCGCGCCGCG carries:
- a CDS encoding trehalose-6-phosphate synthase gives rise to the protein AARRDEDGVLLLSKYTGAARELADAVQVNPFDIDAMTQALYGALTMEAAERRERMVRMRELVRTHNVYEWGIKIFTELQAIQPLVRAARRGGGA